The proteins below come from a single Acidimicrobiia bacterium genomic window:
- the sufD gene encoding Fe-S cluster assembly protein SufD: MLDRSIAERRLAGEPAVLAERRRAGLAAFEASAMPTQADEHWKYIDLDFTIEDLTVPSAPGDDLAAPIGVERVSARVVDGFVSVTGDAPDGVRMGTFAELADDDSELFGRAVADRSDDIFLAGNAAFSGDGLFVQVSRNTVVADPIVIDVQSVSAGTISFPHIAIALEDNSEASVVLLFRSSEADLAAAPVVESTLGSGARLFMTSVQTWGRKTQGLGYQRVRLGRDASMKMGEVGLGGALGRLDLSVDLDGDGSSYLLNGLSFGDGQQVLDYRMVLNHRGRNTSSDVLLKGAVEDQAESIFTGLLRIEEQATNTSAFENNRNLVLSAGAKAQSVPNLEILCDDVVCGHGSTVGPLEEEHLYYLASRGIGRERAERVLVKGFFDEVIDKLPAQAVAAPVRDEVERKFVAAQEAGRLG, from the coding sequence GTGCTAGATCGATCTATTGCCGAACGTCGCCTCGCAGGTGAGCCAGCCGTTCTCGCCGAACGACGCCGGGCCGGTCTGGCGGCATTCGAAGCCTCCGCGATGCCAACCCAGGCCGATGAGCACTGGAAGTACATTGACCTCGATTTCACCATCGAGGATCTGACGGTGCCGTCCGCTCCCGGCGATGACCTGGCTGCCCCGATCGGCGTCGAACGAGTGTCCGCTCGGGTGGTGGATGGTTTTGTATCGGTCACCGGGGATGCGCCTGACGGCGTCCGAATGGGTACGTTTGCCGAGCTCGCAGATGATGACAGCGAGCTCTTTGGTAGGGCGGTTGCTGATCGGTCCGATGACATTTTTCTGGCGGGCAACGCGGCATTTTCCGGCGATGGTTTGTTCGTTCAGGTTTCTCGCAACACCGTCGTGGCGGACCCGATAGTTATCGATGTACAGTCGGTCTCCGCTGGAACGATCTCGTTTCCGCATATCGCCATCGCCCTTGAAGACAACTCCGAGGCTTCAGTGGTTCTTCTGTTCCGTTCGTCGGAAGCCGATCTAGCCGCGGCGCCGGTGGTCGAGTCGACTCTGGGATCGGGTGCCCGGCTTTTCATGACTTCGGTCCAAACCTGGGGTCGTAAGACGCAGGGACTCGGCTACCAGCGGGTCCGACTCGGTCGCGACGCCTCAATGAAGATGGGTGAAGTTGGTCTCGGTGGTGCGCTTGGACGCCTTGATCTGTCCGTAGACCTCGATGGCGACGGCTCGTCATACCTTCTGAACGGATTGTCGTTTGGCGACGGACAGCAGGTTCTCGACTATCGGATGGTTCTCAATCATCGTGGCCGGAACACCTCGTCTGACGTCTTGTTGAAAGGCGCGGTCGAGGATCAGGCAGAGTCCATCTTCACCGGTTTGCTGCGTATCGAGGAACAGGCGACGAATACCTCTGCATTCGAGAACAATCGCAACCTGGTTCTATCCGCCGGGGCGAAAGCTCAGTCGGTGCCCAACCTGGAAATCCTTTGCGATGACGTGGTGTGCGGGCATGGCTCGACGGTCGGCCCTCTCGAAGAGGAACATCTCTATTACCTGGCTAGCCGCGGGATCGGCCGGGAACGGGCCGAACGCGTCCTGGTCAAAGGCTTTTTCGACGAAGTGATCGACAAGCTTCCTGCCCAAGCAGTGGCGGCCCCGGTTCGTGACGAAGTCGAACGGAAGTTCGTTGCTGCTCAAGAAGCGGGACGGCTCGGATGA
- the sufC gene encoding Fe-S cluster assembly ATPase SufC → MNLALEIVDLHASVGEVEILKGLSLEVPFGQIHAIMGPNGSGKSTLCHVLAGKEVYTVTGQARLDGRDLLGEPTDVRARMGLIQGFQYPVEIRGVKLIDFLREAADESGIEAAEVERRIVASGEQFDMTRFLTRSVNQDLSGGEKKRSEIFQMAVLQPKVAILDEIDSGLDIDAVREVAEAVEAMRGPDVGILLITHYSRILRYLTTDRIHVMMEGRIVESGGAELATELEAGGYEALRSRLK, encoded by the coding sequence ATGAACCTGGCATTGGAAATAGTTGACCTGCACGCCTCGGTCGGCGAGGTGGAGATCCTCAAGGGACTCTCATTGGAAGTACCGTTCGGCCAGATTCACGCCATCATGGGACCGAATGGTTCCGGCAAGTCGACACTCTGTCACGTGCTGGCCGGCAAGGAGGTCTACACCGTGACCGGCCAGGCTCGCCTCGACGGTCGCGATCTGCTCGGTGAGCCAACCGACGTACGGGCTCGGATGGGTTTGATCCAGGGGTTCCAGTATCCGGTGGAGATCCGCGGGGTCAAACTGATCGACTTCTTGCGGGAAGCTGCCGATGAGTCGGGAATCGAGGCGGCCGAAGTCGAGCGTCGGATCGTCGCCTCTGGTGAACAGTTCGACATGACGAGGTTTCTTACTCGATCGGTGAACCAGGATCTTTCGGGCGGTGAGAAGAAACGGTCGGAGATCTTCCAGATGGCCGTCTTGCAACCGAAGGTGGCCATTCTGGATGAAATTGACTCAGGGCTCGACATTGATGCCGTTCGCGAAGTGGCCGAGGCCGTTGAGGCGATGCGAGGTCCTGACGTCGGCATCCTGCTCATTACCCACTACAGCCGGATTCTTCGGTACCTGACAACGGATCGGATCCACGTGATGATGGAAGGTCGGATTGTCGAGAGCGGAGGAGCCGAGCTGGCCACGGAGCTCGAAGCAGGTGGGTACGAGGCTCTTCGTTCCCGGCTCAAGTAG
- a CDS encoding non-heme iron oxygenase ferredoxin subunit: MKDWTTLGPLSDLENEVGKRYDVGEERLALFLVGGDVYAIGDLCSHAEASLAEGELFDMEVECPRHGSSFDVTTGVPKSLPATTPVPVYEVRIVDGVIQARSKDSA, encoded by the coding sequence ATGAAAGACTGGACCACGCTTGGGCCGCTATCGGATCTTGAGAACGAGGTCGGGAAGCGATATGACGTTGGGGAAGAGCGCCTGGCGCTTTTCCTTGTCGGAGGCGATGTCTACGCCATCGGTGATCTTTGTTCGCATGCCGAGGCTTCTTTGGCCGAGGGCGAACTGTTCGATATGGAAGTCGAGTGTCCCCGTCACGGGTCTTCCTTTGATGTAACGACCGGGGTGCCCAAGTCGCTCCCGGCTACGACCCCGGTGCCCGTTTACGAGGTGCGCATCGTCGACGGTGTGATTCAGGCCCGAAGCAAGGACTCCGCATGA
- a CDS encoding sigma-70 family RNA polymerase sigma factor, protein MSDTVGMYLERVSDHQLLTAEDEVSLARAMEAGRKAQVKLDAGDKLTPADRAKLYRLVHSGEEAKMVFIRSNLRLVISIAKRYAGRGLDLLDLIQEGNLGLIRAVEKFDWRKGFKFSTYATWWIRQAITRGLGNQARTIRLPVHMVDVVRTVQETEQLLTEELRRAPTRAEIAESSGLDLERVDAALAAPSDTVSLDRPVGDEGDAALQDFIEDDRMPDPFSHAAEVMRRHHLINALDVLEPVEQKILYLRFGLDGGESRTLSDVGKVFNLTRERVRQIEGRALAKLRHPSSLVDLESLL, encoded by the coding sequence GTGTCTGACACCGTTGGCATGTACCTTGAACGCGTCTCCGATCACCAGCTTCTTACTGCCGAAGATGAAGTTTCGCTAGCCAGGGCCATGGAGGCCGGCCGAAAAGCTCAAGTCAAGCTTGATGCTGGCGACAAACTCACTCCAGCCGATCGAGCCAAGTTGTATCGCCTGGTCCACTCCGGCGAAGAAGCCAAGATGGTCTTTATCCGATCGAACCTTCGCCTGGTGATTTCGATCGCCAAACGCTACGCCGGTCGTGGACTCGACTTGCTCGATCTCATCCAGGAGGGAAACCTCGGCCTCATTCGGGCTGTCGAAAAATTCGATTGGCGAAAGGGATTCAAGTTTTCAACATACGCCACCTGGTGGATTCGTCAGGCCATCACCCGGGGGCTTGGTAACCAGGCTCGCACCATCAGACTCCCCGTTCATATGGTGGATGTAGTCCGAACGGTTCAAGAGACCGAGCAACTTCTCACCGAGGAACTTCGCCGAGCCCCGACTCGTGCCGAAATAGCCGAATCGTCCGGGTTGGACCTCGAGCGAGTTGACGCGGCATTGGCAGCGCCCTCTGACACCGTTTCGTTGGATCGCCCGGTCGGCGACGAAGGCGATGCCGCCCTCCAGGACTTCATTGAAGATGACCGGATGCCCGATCCATTCAGCCACGCCGCCGAAGTGATGAGGCGCCATCACCTGATCAATGCGCTGGATGTGCTCGAACCGGTTGAACAGAAAATCCTCTACCTCAGATTCGGGCTGGATGGGGGCGAGTCCCGAACCCTCAGCGACGTCGGGAAGGTCTTCAACCTGACCAGGGAGAGGGTTCGCCAGATCGAGGGACGAGCGTTGGCTAAGCTACGCCATCCGTCCTCACTAGTCGATCTGGAGTCACTGCTCTAA